GGGCAAGGGCTCGCTGCAGGGTCTGGACCAGGGCAACGCTGTTCTCGGTCCTGGTGGCTTGGTGGGGCGTATCGCCAGCGTCACCCCCGCAACGGCGCGGGTGAAGTTGCTCACCGCACCCGGCCATGAGATCGGCGTCTGGCTGCCCCGCAGCCGCCGCCATGGGCTCCTGGTGGGCCGCGGCAGCAGTCGCCTGTCGCTCCGCTTCATCGACAAGGACCCGGATGTGCGGCCGGGGGATCTGGTGGCCACGTCGCCGGCCAGCACCCTCCTGCCCCCGAATGTGCCGGTGGGGGTGATCCAGTCGGTGGATGAACAGGCTGTCCCCGCACCCACTGCAGTGGTTCAGTTGATCGCAGCACCGGAAGCGATCGACTGGGTGCAGGTGCAGATCCGTTGAGATGAGTTGTTGAGATGAGTCGTCTGCACCGTCAACCGATCTGCGTGGCTTCGGCTCTGGTGGTGCCGTTGCTTGCTTTGGCGTCTCCGGCCTGGTTGTCCATTGATGGGGTTGGTCCGGCCTGGGCTGTGCTCTGGTTGCTGCCTTGGGCTCTGGTGGACGGTCCTGTGTCGGGGGCGTTGGCTGGAGTGGCTCTGGGGCTGGTGCTGGATGGTCTCAACTTTGGCGGTTTGAGTCAGGTGCCGGCGTTGCTGCTGTTGGGCTGGTGGTGGGGCCGTCTGGGGCGGCGTGCGGCACCGATTCAACGAAGCCTGAATCTGGGGTTGTTGGCCTGGCTTGGTTCGGTGGGTCTTGGTTTGTCGTTGATCCTGCAGCTCTGGCTGCGTCAAGGTGGAGTCTTGGACCCCCTCACCCAGAGCTGGGGTTTGCAGACCTTGTGGTGTCAGGCCTTGGTGACAGGTTTACTGGCTCCAGTGTTGGTGTCGTTGCAGTTGCTGCTCTGGCGCAGGAGGGTTCCCTCATGAAGCTGACGCGTCGGGATGTGCTGCTGGGGGCAGCGGCCCTGGGGCTAGCGGCCTGTGGTCGAAGCAAGCCGCAGTCCAGGGAATTGGAGTTGTGGACCCTGCAGTTGGCCCCCAAGTTCAACCCCTACTTCGCTGATGTTCTCGGGGAATGGACGGGTCTTCATCCCGACGCGCCCGTGCGTTGGACCGATCTGCCTTGGGGGTCGGTGGAACGCAAGTTGCTGGCGGCGGTGTTTGCGCGCACGGCCCCGGATGTGGTGAACCTCAATCCGCCCTTCGCTGCCAATCTGGCCAGCAAGGGTGGGCTGGCTGACTTGACCCCGCTTCTGCCGGCTGCTGCCTCTAACCGCTATCTGCCGTCGGTCTGGGAGGCCTGTCGCGATCCCGATGCCGGTCAGATCGCGGTGCCCTGGTACCTCACGGTGCGCTTGAGTCTGGTGAACCGTGCGCTGTTGGATCAAGCCGGGATTGCAGCACCGCCGACCCGCTGGGATCAGGTGCCGGCTTTCGCACGGCGCATCCGAGAGCGTACGGGCCGTTATGGCCTGTTCCTTACCACCGTTCCGGATGACTCTGCCGAGCTCTTGGAAACCTTGGTGCAGATGGGGGTGACTCTGTTGGATTCCCAACGCCGGGCCGCTTTCGATAGCCCAGCGGGTCGCCGGGCCTTTCGCTTTTGGAGTGATCTCTATCAGGAGGGGTTGTTGCCCCGGGAGGTGGTGAGTCAGGGGCAACGGCGGGCGATCGAGTTGTTTCAGAGCGGCGATCTGGCTCTTTCGGCCACGGGGGCGGAATTTCTGCGCAGCATCCAGACCAACGCTCCACGGGTTGCCTCGGTGACGGAGCCCCATCCCCCGGTGACCGGGTCTGATGGCACGGCCAATGTGGCCTTGATGACCTTGGCTGTGCCGCGTCAGAGCCAGCGCGCCCAGGACGCGGTGGATTTGGCTCTGTTTCTCACCAATGCAGACCATCAGGCGCGCTTTGCGGCCGAGGCTCGGGTGTTGCCGTCGTCGCTGGAGGCCTTGGTCCGGGTGCGTGAGGAGTTGGAGCAGGAGGTGCCCGGTTCAGCGGCGGAGCGTCAGATTCGACAGGCTCGTTTGTTGTCCGCCAGCACGCTGGATCGAGCCCGGGTGTTGGTGCCGGCGTTGCCAGGCATCAAGCGCCTGCAGAAGATCCTCTACACCCAGATGCAGAGGGCGATGTTGGCCCAGGTCTGCCCTGATCAGGCGCTAACAGATGCCGCGTCGGAATGGAACAGTTACGCCCGTTCACGCTGGCCAGAGACCGGTTCCAATTCTTAAGACAATCGGTAAACCAGCTGCGCGCCAGGGTGTTTGCTTCGATCTTCATCCCCTGACAGGTATGGTTGCGGCTCGTTAAGGGTTTGATTCGGATGACGGGCAACCTGCCCTCACAACCGAAAGCGACCATTCTTGTCGTTGATGACGAGGCGGCTGTACGGCGCGTTCTGGTGATGCGCCTCCAGTTGTCGGGTTACCGCGTCATTTGCGCTGAGGATGGTGAGCAAGCCCTGGAGATGTTCCACAACGAGTCCCCTGACTTGGTGGTGCTCGATGTGATGCTGCCCAAGCTGGATGGCTTTGCAGTGTGCCGCCGCCTGCGGGCTGAATCGTGTGTGCCGATCATCTTCCTTTCTGCCGTTGAAGCGATCTCCGAGAGGGTTGCTGGCCTGGACTTGGGTGCTGATGATTACTTGCCCAAACCCTTCAGTCCCAAGGAACTCGAAGCTCGTATTTCAACAATTTTGCGCCGGGTGGGCCGGGGCAATGCAGTCGTCGAAAGCCGCGAATTGCCGACGGGGCAGGGTGTGCTGAGGCTTGGTGATCTTGTTGTTGACACCAACCGACGCCAGGTCACCCGAGGTTCGGAGCGCATCAATCTCACCTATACGGAATTCAGCCTGTTGGAATTGCTGTTCCGTGATCCAGGTCATGTGGTTCCTCGGGCGGAGATCCTCGAGCAACTTTGGGGCTATCCCCCACGTCGGGCTGCTGACCTTCGCGTGGTGGATGTTTATGTGGCGCGGTTGCGCGGCAAGCTTGAGCCCGATCCCCGCAATCCCGAGCTCATACTCACAGTTCGCGGCATCGGTTATGCCTCCCAACGCATGGGTGAAGCTTCTGCTGCGGGTTGATCAACCCGCGGGCGGGCAGGATGGCGCCCGACTGATCTGCTGCTGTGTCTGAGCTGCGCGACACCCGTCTGGAGAAGGCGAAGACATTGGAAGAGCTGGGGCAGGGTCCCTATGCCCTCACCTTCAGCCCCAGCCACCGCATGGCTGAGCTGCAGGAAACCCACGCCGATCTGCCCAAGGGCGAAGAACGGGAGGTCAGCGTCTCTGTGGCGGGACGGGTGATGACGCGCCGGGTGATGGGAAAGCTGGCCTTTTTCACCTTGGCCGATGAGACGGGATCCATTCAGCTGTTCTTGGAGAAGGCGGGTTTGGAGGCGCAGCAGGAGGGCTGGTTCAAACAGATCACCTCTTTGGTGGACAGTGGCGACTGGCTGGGGGTGAGCGGCACCCTGCGTCGCACCGACCGCGGCGAGCTGTCGGTGAAGGTGAGCGATTGGCGCATGCTGACCAAGGCGCTGCAGCCTCTCCCGGACAAGTGGCATGGTCTGGCCGATGTGGAGAAGCGCTACCGCCAGCGCTATCTCGATTTGGTGGTGTCTCCCGACAGCCGGGAGACCTTCCGGCGTCGGGCCCGCCTGGTGAGTGGCATCCGTCGCTGGCTTGATCAGCGGGATTTTCTCGAGATCGAGACCCCTGTGCTGCAGAGCGAACCCGGTGGTGCTGACGCCCGGCCCTTCGAGACCCATCACAACGCACTCGATCTTCCCCTAACCCTGCGGATTGCGACGGAGTTGCACCTCAAGCGCTTGGTGGTGGGCGGCTTTGAGCGGGTGTACGAGCTCGGCCGGATCTTCCGCAATGAGGGGGTCAGCACCCGCCACAACCCCGAATTCACGTCGGTGGAGATCTATCAGGCCTACAGCGATTACATCGGGATGATGGAGCTCACCGAACAGATGGTGAGCACGGTGTGTCAGGAGGTCTGCGGCACGACCACCATCACGTATCAGGGCAGCGAGATCGATCTGGCACCGCCGTGGCGGCGCGCCACTATGCACGACCTCGTGCAGGAGGCGACGGGGCTTGATTTCAACGGCTTCAGCAGTCGGGAGCAGGCGGCCGCGGCGATGACGGCTAAGGGCTTGCATGCGCCTGAACTGGCCGATTCGGTGGGCCGTCTGCTCAATGAGGCCTTCGAGCAAGCGGTGGAGACGACCCTGATGCAGCCCACCTTTGTTACCGATTACCCGGTGGAGATTTCGCCCCTGGCCCGGCCCCATCGCAGCAAGCCCGGACTGGTGGAACGCTTCGAGTTGTTCATCGTCGGCCGCGAGCATGCCAATGCCTTCAGTGAACTCACTGATCCTGTGGATCAACGTCAGCGACTGGAGGCCCAGCAGGAGCGCAAGGCCGCCGGCGACCTGGAAGCTCAGGGTTTGGACGAGGATTTCGTCATGGCCCTGGAGGTGGGCATGCCTCCTACAGGAGGTTTGGGCATCGGCATCGATCGCCTGGTGATGCTTCTCACCGACAGCCCTTCAATCCGCGATGTGATCGCGTTCCCCCTCCTGAAACCGGAGGCTCGCAAGCAGGACACACCCTCAGTGGAATAATGAAGGCAGTGGCATGGTCCAATCCTCATGAGTGGAGAACGCGTCGGGTTTCGCTTCAAGCACGCTGATGCAGTGGTCAAGCGGAATCCCCAGGGCCGTTCCCGCCGGGGATGGGTGATGGAGCCGGTGGAGCAGACCACCAGTCGCGGCACCAAGATGCCCGCCTATCGCATCCGCTGGCGCGACAGTGAGCGCCCTGAAATCGTGCTGCAGCACATGTTGATTGCTGATCCTGACCCCACGCCTCCGCCCGAGGGTGTCAGCCTTGAGCCCCCCGCTCCCAAGGCTTGAGTTAAGTCAGGCCAGCGTCGCGGCGCAACTGTTGCAACTCTTGCTCCGCTTCAAACAACGCCCAGTCCTTCTCCAACGTTGAAGGGCTGGGCGTTTGCTCTTGCTGGCGAAGCTCCTCCAGCTGCAGCTCCACCTCGTTGAAGCGGCGTCCCAGGTCTTCGAGATCCGCCCAGAGGGCTCGCCCCTGGTTCATCAGGCTGGTGAGGTGTTGTTCGGCCCGCTCGGCCAGATCGTCTGCACCTGCTGCCCTGGCGCGGTTCACCCGGCTGCGCCAAGCCCGCACATCTTCGGCTAGCCGCAGCAGTTGCTGGCGTTGCTGCTTTGCTTCGCTTTGCAGTTGCTGGCGTTGCCGTTGCAGAGCACTGGCCCGGTCCTTCAGGTGCTGCTCGCTGAACAGGTTCTCCTGGACGGGGTTGTTGCGCAGGAAGGCAGAGAGTCTTGCGTCCAGCTCCCGCTCAAGCTGCTCCAGCCAGCTGCTCATGGCTCACCCGGGGTGGTGATCACCGGTTTTTCAATCTCCTTTTCCAGGGGCTCGATTGCAGCTGTTTTGGAGTTGAGAATCATTTGGGTGAGTTGAGCCGCTTTGACCTCACCCACTTCACCCTCCAGTTCCCCCAGGCGATCAAAGGCCGCCATGTACACCGCTTCTAGGTCCTGGATCAGCTGCTGGCGCTGCCGCTTGATCGCTTGACGCCGTTCGTCTGTTTTCATGCCGCCATGAGCTTCTGAGCTCTGTCTGTGGGTTCAGTCTGCCGGCAGAAGCAGATGCAGAGCCATCTGCTGGTGCGGATCTTCCCAGCTGCGCTCGATCCGCCAGCCAGCCCGTGCCACAAGAGCGGCTGCGGCGTCCTGGGAGTATTTGACGCTGTGTTCGGTGATCCAGGCCTCGCCGTTGCGGAAAAACCAGGCCTCACCGCCCAGGTGCACGGTCTGATCCCGCCTGCTGATCAGGGCCATTTCGATCCGCTGATCTTGCGGTTGCCAGCTGGCCTGGTAGCGGAACTGCGTGGGATCGGCATCGCCCTGGAGGTCGCGATTGAGCCGCTGCAGCAGGTTGCGGGCGAAGGCGGCAGACACCCCGGCGGCATCGTCGTAGGCGGCCTCCATCAGGGCCGGCTCCCGCGGTTGATCTACCCCCAGCAACAGCGGGCCTCCGGCCAGCAGCTGCCGGGCATTGCGCAGGAAGTCCACAGCTTCCTCCGGGGTGAAGTTGCCCAAGGAGCTGCCGGGGAAGAAGCCAATGCGCCGTTCTCCGTCCAGAGCAGGATGCCGCGGCAGCTGTTGCAGGCGGGTGTGGTCACAGCAGACGCCCACCATGGCGGTGTTGGGGTGTTGGGCGGCGAGACCGGACAGGGCTTCCTCCAGGGCGCTGAGGCTGATGTCCAGCGCGGCGAAGACGCTGCTGCCAAGGGCCGTGAGCAGCGGATCCACCTTGCGGGCATTGCCGATGCCGAACTCCACCACCAGCCCAGCTCCCGTGGCGTCGGCGATGGCTTCAGCGTGTTGCTTCAGCAGGGTGATCTCCCGGTTGGTGAGGGTGTATTCCGGCTGGCGGCAGATTTCGGCGAACAGCCGGGATCCTTCGGCGTCGTAGAGCATCCAGGCCGGCAGTTGGCGAGGTTTGCGGCGCAAGCCGTCTCGCACAAGGCGCTGCAGATCAGCCTGGGGTGGGTGGAGGTTGAGCAGAGTGATGCTCATCGGGCCAGACGGATGCCAGCGGCCATCCAGCGGCTCGCTGGCGGGAAGAAATTGCGGTAGCTGTCGCGCTCGTGGCCGTTGGGGGTGAGCCAACTGCTGCCCCGCAGCACCATCTGGGAACTCATGAATTTGCCGTTGTATTCGCCGATGGCTCCCTCCACCGGGAGAAAGCCGGGATAGGGGCTGTAGGCACTGGATGTCCACTGCCACAGCACCCGGTGGGCGTGCTCCATGGCGCTCCCCTGCACGCTGCAGGCGTGCTCCCATTCCGCCTCTGTGGGGAGACGGGCACCGCTCCAGCGGGCATAGGCATCCGCTTCGAACCAGCTCAGATGCCGCACCGGTGCCTTGAGTTCGCGCTGGCGGCGGCCAGCAAGGGTGAATTCCTCGTTGTCTCCCCGCCAGTAGCGCGGCGCCTGCCACTGGTGCTGTTGCACCAAGGCCCAGCCTTCACTCATCCACAGCTCGGGGCGCTGATAGCCCCCATCAGCGATGAAGGCGTCATAGGCGGCGTTGCTCACCAGGCTGCTGCTCAGCTCAAACGGCTCAATCCACACCCGGTGCCGTGGCGTCTCGTTGTCGAAGTGAAAGCCGTCACCCCGGTGGCCGATCTCCGTCAGACCGCCGGGACAGGGGAGCCACTGGTGCGGCTCCATCTGCAGGGTCAGTTCGGCCTTGGGGTTGTAGACGGGTTCCAACGGCTGGCGGTGGAAGCCATCCAGCAGGTCCATCAGCAGCAGTTCCTGGTGCTGCTGCTCGTGCTGCAGCCCCAGCTCCACTAGGGCGATCACGTCCGTGGGCGGATCGAGCAGCATTTCTTCCAGCTCGGCATCCACCCGCTGGCGCCAGGCCAGCACCGGGCCAATGGCCGGGCGGCTGAGCAGCCCCCGCTGCGGTCGGGGATGGCGGGCTCCGACGGCCTCGTAATAAGAGTTGAATTGATAGCTCCAGAGAGGGTCGCAGGCCTGGTGCCCAGGGGCATAGGGCTGAAGCACGAACGTGTCAAAGAACCAGGTGGTGTGGCCCAGATGCCATTTGGGTGGGCTGGCATCTGCCATCCCCTGGAGCATCAGGTCTTCCGGCTCTAGCGGTGCAATCAGTGCTTCGCTGTGGCGTCGCACCGCCCGCAGGGTGTCCAGCAGCACGGGCCCGGCCAATCCTCTGCGGACCCTAGGGGGTGCCGAAGACCATCGGTACCATCAGCGCATCGATACGGCTGAGTCCTTTGAGCGGTTCCGGCACGGTGCTGGTGGAGCATTACCGCCTGGATGAGCGGCTGAGTGGGCCCGATCCGGTGCAGGGATCACTGTGGCGCGGCGTGGATGTGATGGCCGGTGATCTGCCGGTGGCTATCCGTCAATTGGAGAACACGGCCGCCCAGGAGCAACTCCAGGCGGTCTGGCCGCAGTTGCAGTCGTTGCTGCATCCGCAGCTGCCCCGCTGCGGAGAGCTGTTGGAGCTGGATGGGGAGTTCTGGTGCGTGCGCGATTGGCAGGACGGCGTCGCTTACGACGTCCTGTTGCGGTTGCGGGCTGCACGCCAGATGCCCTTCGCTGCCGGCGAGGTGCTGCTGCTGCTGCGCCAGATCCTGCCGGTGCTGGCGGTGTTGCACGGCTGCGGGCTGGTGCACGGTGATGTGAATCCCCGCCATCTGCTGCGACGGAGCAGCGATGGCCTGCCGGTGCTGCTGGATGGTGGTCGGGTGCGGAGGAAGGGAGCCACCTCGACGGATGCTCCCTTGAGGGATCTGCATGACCTAGGCATCACCGCTCTGATGTTGCTCAGTGGTAAGGCAGGCGAGGACGCTGGCTGGCCGGAGGACCTGGCGTTGGAGTCAGGATTTCGCCAAGTGCTGGAGCGCCTGCTCTCAGAAGCACCGGAGCAGCGTTT
The Synechococcus sp. PROS-U-1 DNA segment above includes these coding regions:
- the mreC gene encoding rod shape-determining protein MreC — encoded protein: MAPTLRPGKSRWRGLGQLTPWLLLVAGLLLVRLSKGAGFSDAYALLSRPFWPGSAQREWVTAATDLEERSRLQLLEEDNRRLRGLLELQQQGAAKGKIPASVISRSPRGWWQQLELGKGSLQGLDQGNAVLGPGGLVGRIASVTPATARVKLLTAPGHEIGVWLPRSRRHGLLVGRGSSRLSLRFIDKDPDVRPGDLVATSPASTLLPPNVPVGVIQSVDEQAVPAPTAVVQLIAAPEAIDWVQVQIR
- a CDS encoding rod shape-determining protein MreD; protein product: MSRLHRQPICVASALVVPLLALASPAWLSIDGVGPAWAVLWLLPWALVDGPVSGALAGVALGLVLDGLNFGGLSQVPALLLLGWWWGRLGRRAAPIQRSLNLGLLAWLGSVGLGLSLILQLWLRQGGVLDPLTQSWGLQTLWCQALVTGLLAPVLVSLQLLLWRRRVPS
- a CDS encoding sugar ABC transporter substrate-binding protein translates to MKLTRRDVLLGAAALGLAACGRSKPQSRELELWTLQLAPKFNPYFADVLGEWTGLHPDAPVRWTDLPWGSVERKLLAAVFARTAPDVVNLNPPFAANLASKGGLADLTPLLPAAASNRYLPSVWEACRDPDAGQIAVPWYLTVRLSLVNRALLDQAGIAAPPTRWDQVPAFARRIRERTGRYGLFLTTVPDDSAELLETLVQMGVTLLDSQRRAAFDSPAGRRAFRFWSDLYQEGLLPREVVSQGQRRAIELFQSGDLALSATGAEFLRSIQTNAPRVASVTEPHPPVTGSDGTANVALMTLAVPRQSQRAQDAVDLALFLTNADHQARFAAEARVLPSSLEALVRVREELEQEVPGSAAERQIRQARLLSASTLDRARVLVPALPGIKRLQKILYTQMQRAMLAQVCPDQALTDAASEWNSYARSRWPETGSNS
- the rpaB gene encoding response regulator transcription factor RpaB — translated: MTGNLPSQPKATILVVDDEAAVRRVLVMRLQLSGYRVICAEDGEQALEMFHNESPDLVVLDVMLPKLDGFAVCRRLRAESCVPIIFLSAVEAISERVAGLDLGADDYLPKPFSPKELEARISTILRRVGRGNAVVESRELPTGQGVLRLGDLVVDTNRRQVTRGSERINLTYTEFSLLELLFRDPGHVVPRAEILEQLWGYPPRRAADLRVVDVYVARLRGKLEPDPRNPELILTVRGIGYASQRMGEASAAG
- the lysS gene encoding lysine--tRNA ligase, with the translated sequence MSELRDTRLEKAKTLEELGQGPYALTFSPSHRMAELQETHADLPKGEEREVSVSVAGRVMTRRVMGKLAFFTLADETGSIQLFLEKAGLEAQQEGWFKQITSLVDSGDWLGVSGTLRRTDRGELSVKVSDWRMLTKALQPLPDKWHGLADVEKRYRQRYLDLVVSPDSRETFRRRARLVSGIRRWLDQRDFLEIETPVLQSEPGGADARPFETHHNALDLPLTLRIATELHLKRLVVGGFERVYELGRIFRNEGVSTRHNPEFTSVEIYQAYSDYIGMMELTEQMVSTVCQEVCGTTTITYQGSEIDLAPPWRRATMHDLVQEATGLDFNGFSSREQAAAAMTAKGLHAPELADSVGRLLNEAFEQAVETTLMQPTFVTDYPVEISPLARPHRSKPGLVERFELFIVGREHANAFSELTDPVDQRQRLEAQQERKAAGDLEAQGLDEDFVMALEVGMPPTGGLGIGIDRLVMLLTDSPSIRDVIAFPLLKPEARKQDTPSVE
- a CDS encoding hercynine metabolism protein; this translates as MSSWLEQLERELDARLSAFLRNNPVQENLFSEQHLKDRASALQRQRQQLQSEAKQQRQQLLRLAEDVRAWRSRVNRARAAGADDLAERAEQHLTSLMNQGRALWADLEDLGRRFNEVELQLEELRQQEQTPSPSTLEKDWALFEAEQELQQLRRDAGLT
- a CDS encoding hercynine metabolism small protein; this translates as MKTDERRQAIKRQRQQLIQDLEAVYMAAFDRLGELEGEVGEVKAAQLTQMILNSKTAAIEPLEKEIEKPVITTPGEP
- the egtD gene encoding L-histidine N(alpha)-methyltransferase translates to MSITLLNLHPPQADLQRLVRDGLRRKPRQLPAWMLYDAEGSRLFAEICRQPEYTLTNREITLLKQHAEAIADATGAGLVVEFGIGNARKVDPLLTALGSSVFAALDISLSALEEALSGLAAQHPNTAMVGVCCDHTRLQQLPRHPALDGERRIGFFPGSSLGNFTPEEAVDFLRNARQLLAGGPLLLGVDQPREPALMEAAYDDAAGVSAAFARNLLQRLNRDLQGDADPTQFRYQASWQPQDQRIEMALISRRDQTVHLGGEAWFFRNGEAWITEHSVKYSQDAAAALVARAGWRIERSWEDPHQQMALHLLLPAD
- the egtB gene encoding ergothioneine biosynthesis protein EgtB, whose protein sequence is MLLDTLRAVRRHSEALIAPLEPEDLMLQGMADASPPKWHLGHTTWFFDTFVLQPYAPGHQACDPLWSYQFNSYYEAVGARHPRPQRGLLSRPAIGPVLAWRQRVDAELEEMLLDPPTDVIALVELGLQHEQQHQELLLMDLLDGFHRQPLEPVYNPKAELTLQMEPHQWLPCPGGLTEIGHRGDGFHFDNETPRHRVWIEPFELSSSLVSNAAYDAFIADGGYQRPELWMSEGWALVQQHQWQAPRYWRGDNEEFTLAGRRQRELKAPVRHLSWFEADAYARWSGARLPTEAEWEHACSVQGSAMEHAHRVLWQWTSSAYSPYPGFLPVEGAIGEYNGKFMSSQMVLRGSSWLTPNGHERDSYRNFFPPASRWMAAGIRLAR